One stretch of Labrus bergylta chromosome 24, fLabBer1.1, whole genome shotgun sequence DNA includes these proteins:
- the tubgcp3 gene encoding gamma-tubulin complex component 3: protein MATLDQKSPNVLLQSLCCRITGKSEAEVAHQFQYAVRVIGSNYAPTIERDEFLVSEKIKKELLKQRREADAALFSELHRKLQTQSVLKHRWSVLYLLLSLSEDPRKPSSRVGNYGALFAQALPRDAHSTPFYCTRPQSLALGYGERTAALSASVGTSGISSLGVYTLNGPTATPQSLLAGQPPQAAAAGAQLLGSRLAWTLPVSCSSSSALALPATRPLLGPPVPASRAVQPRRDGEVSEAALVRDILYVFQGIDGKFIKMSAQENCYKIDGKVVLCKSLRDTCSRLAELGWLHNNVRKYTDTRSLDRAFGLVGQSFCAALHQELKEYYRLLSVLHSQLQVEDEQGVTVFTESTLTLRRLLVWMYDPKVRLKTLAALVDFCQGRKGGELASAVHSYGKTGDPQMRALVQHILSLVSHPILNFLYRWIYDGELEDTYHEFFVASDPNVKTDRLWHDKYSLRKSMIPSFITMDQARKVLLIGKSINFLHQVCHDRTPPGKITPASKSADTPKDAAELLSDLEGAFQEKIDAAYFDTSKYLLDVLNRNYLLLEHLQAMRRYLLLGQGDFIRHLMDLLKPELVRPATTLYQHNLTGILETAVRATNAQFDNAEILKRLDVRLLEVSPGDTGWDVFSLDYHVEGPIATLFTRECMGHYLRVFNFLWRAKRMEYTLTDIWKGQMCNAKLLKTMPELSGVLHQCHILASEMVHFIHQMQYYITFEVLECSWDELWNKVQQAQDLDHIIAAHDVFLDTIISRCLLDNNSRSLLNQLRAIFDQIIEFQSAQDSLYRSALEELALRLQFEETKRRREEEGEWGVTAEQEAEEKKRVQEFQETIPKMRSQLRILTHFYQSIVQQFLLLLMTSQDESLRFLSFRLDFNEHYRAREPRLRASLGATRGRRPSNI from the exons CTGAAGTCGCCCACCAGTTCCAGTACGCAGTGCGAGTCATTGGCAGTAACTACGCCCCCACCATCGAACGAGACGAGTTCCTGGTTTCAGAGAAGATCAAGAAAGAAC tgttgaagcagaggagagaagcAGACGCTGCTTTGTTCTCTGAGCTGCACAGAAAACTTCAGACGCAG AGTGTCCTCAAACATCGCTGGTCTGTTCTCTACCTGCTGCTCAGCCTCTCTGAAGACCCCCGAAAACCGTCCAGCAGG GTTGGAAACTATGGCGCTCTCTTTGCTCAGGCTCTCCCCAGAGACGCCCACTCCACCCCGTTCTACTGCACCCGGCCTCAGAGCCTCGCTCTGGGCTACGGGGAGAGAACGGCCGCTCTGTCAGCCAGCGTGGGGACCAGCGGCATCTCCAGCCTGGGAGTGTACACGCTGAACGGACCCACAGCGACGCCGCAGTCACTGCTGGCTGG TCAACCTCCTCAGGCTGCAGCAGCGGGCGCTCAGCTTCTGGGATCCCGCCTGGCCTGGACTCTTCCTGTCAGCTGCTCCTCGTCCTCCGCTCTGGCTCTGCCCGCCACTCGACCGCTACTCGGACCTCCAGTCCCCGCCAGCAGAGCGGTCCAACCCCGTAGAGACG GAGAGGTGAGCGAGGCGGCGCTGGTGCGGGACATCCTCTACGTCTTCCAGGGAATCGATGGAAAGTTCATCAAGATGAGCGCCCAGGAGAACTGCTACAAAATAGACGGCAAG GTGGTGCTGTGTAAGTCCCTCAGAGACACATGCAGCAGATTGGCCGAGCTCGGCTGGCTCCACAACAACGTCAGGAAGTACACCGACACCCGGAGCCTGGACCGGGCCTTCGGGCTGGTCGGGCAG AGCTTCTGTGCAGCACTCCACCAGGAGCTGAAGGAGTACTACAGGCTGCTGTCAGTCCTCCACTCACAG ttgcAGGTGGAGGATGAGCAGGGTGTGACCGTGTTCACAGAGAGCACGCTGACTCTCAGGAGGCTCCTGGTCTGGATGTACGACCCCAAAGTTCGACTCAAAACGCTGGCTGCCCTCGTCGACTTCTGCCAAG GTCGTAAAGGAGGCGAGCTGGCCTCGGCCGTCCACTCTTACGGGAAAACAGGCGACCCACAGATGAGAGCGCTGGTTCAGCACATCCTCAGCCTGGTGTCACACCCCATCCTCaacttcctgtacaggtggaTCTATGACGGAGAGCTGGAGGACACCTACCACGAG ttttttgtagCATCGGATCCCAACGTGAAGACGGATCGTCTGTGGCACGACAAGTACTCCCTCAGGAAGTCCATGATCCCCTCCTTCATCACCATGGACCAGGCACGCAAg GTGCTGCTGATCGGTAAATCCATCAACTTCCTGCATCAGGTGTGTCACGACAGAACGCCTCCGGGCAAAATCACACCAGCATCAAAGTCTGCAGACACTCCCAAAGACG CTGCAGAGTTGCTTTCTGACCTGGAGGGGGCGTTTCAGGAGAAGATCGACGCCGCTTATTTTGACACCAGCAAATACCTGCTGGACGTCCTGAACAGGAACTACCTGCTGCTGGAGCACCTGCAGGCCATGAGGAGATACCTGCTGCTGGGACAGGGCGACTTCATCCGACATCTCATGGACCTGCTCAA acCAGAGCTGGTGCGCCCTGCCACCACTTTGTACCAACACAACCTGACCGGTATCTTAGAGACGGCGGTCAGAGCCACAAACGCTCAGTTTGACAACGCCGAGATCCTCAAGAGGCTGGATGTGCGCCTCCTAGAG GTGTCTCCAGGTGATACAGGCTGGGATGTTTTCAGTCTGGACTACCACGTGGAAGGACCCATCGCTACg ctgtttACAAGAGAGTGTATGGGACACTACCTGAGGgtgtttaactttctgtggaGGGCCAAGAGGATGGAGTACACGCTGACGGACATCTGGAAAGGACAGATGTGTAACGCCAAGCTGCTCAAAACGATGCcgg AATTGTCCGGCGTGCTGCATCAGTGTCACATCCTGGCGTCTGAGATGGTCCACTTCATCCACCAGATGCAGTACTACATCACCTTTGAG GTGCTGGAGTGCTCCTGGGACGAGCTGTGGAACAAAGTGCAGCAGGCTCAGGACCTCGACCACATCATCGCCGCCCACGACGTCTTCCTCGACACCATCATCTCCAGATGTCTGCTGGACAACAACAGcagg TCCCTCCTGAACCAGCTGAGGGCCATCTTTGACCAGATCATCGAGTTTCAGAGCGCTCAGGACTCCCTCTACCGCTCGGCTCTGGAGGAACTCGCCCTCCGACTGCAGttcgaggagacaaagagacgaCGAGAGGAGGAG ggagagtggggagtgacggCCGAACAAGAGgcggaggagaagaagagggttCAGGAGTTCCAGGAAACGATACCAAAGATGCGCTCCCAGCTCCGCATCCTCACCCACTTCTACCAG agCATCGTCCAGCAGTTCCTCTTGTTGCTGATGACCAGCCAAGATGAGAGTCTGCGTTTCCTCAGCTTCAGACTCGACTTCAACGAACATTACAG GGCCAGAGAGCCGAGGCTGCGAGCTTCGCTTGGCGCCACCCGCGGGCGACGGCCGTCAAACATCTGA